One genomic region from Vanacampus margaritifer isolate UIUO_Vmar chromosome 2, RoL_Vmar_1.0, whole genome shotgun sequence encodes:
- the LOC144044478 gene encoding coenzyme Q-binding protein COQ10 homolog, mitochondrial-like, giving the protein MVMSRKSSQRLVGTLLDLLQIHWTKFFRGNSKRGNARHVCPGGFLTLRRATLPFCASSPINTPHRTFVNLAAPITRRRTEYAESRTLGYTREQMFGVVSNVEQYQHFVPWCKSSRIIKSEGGDVHAELEIGFPPVVERYTSDITFVPNHQVRALCTDGSLFSHLETIWRFEPGPKDTPDSCKVHFYVSFEFKSLLHSRLAGLFFDEVVKEMVGAFELRAATLFGHKQAATLRRRST; this is encoded by the exons ATGGTTATGTCCCGAAAGTCATCTCAACGGCTCGTCGGGACACTTTTGGATCTACTTCAAATCCACTGGACCAAGTTTTTTCGGGGAAACTCTAAACGAGGAAATGCCag GCACGTTTGTCCTGGTGGGTTCCTGACATTGAGGAGGGCCACCCTGCCCTTCTGTGCCTCCTCCCCCATCAACACCCCTCATCGCACCTTCGTCAACTTGGCCGCGCCCATCACTCGCCGCAGAACCGAGTACGCAGAGAGCCGGACCTTAGG GTACACACGGGAGCAAATGTTCGGCGTGGTGTCCAACGTGGAGCAGTACCAGCACTTTGTGCCCTGGTGCAAGAGCTCTCGCATCATCAAGAGCGAGGGCGGCGACGTCCACGCCGAGCTGGAGATCGGATTCCCGCCCGTGGTGGAGCGCTACACCTCCGACATCACTTTTGTCCCCAACCACCAAGTCAGA GCCTTGTGTACGGACGGGTCCCTCTTCAGCCATCTTGAGACAATCTGGAGGTTTGAGCCAGGACCAAAAGACACGCCGGACTCCtgtaaagtgcatttttat GTGTCTTTTGAGTTCAAGTCGTTGCTTCATTCTCGGCTGGCCGGCCTGTTCTTCGACGAGGTGGTCAAGGAAATGGTCGGCGCCTTTGAGTTAAGGGCGGCCACGCTCTTTGGACATAAGCAGGCGGCGACCTTGAGGAGGCGCTCTACATGA
- the hsd17b1 gene encoding 17-beta-hydroxysteroid dehydrogenase type 1 isoform X2 — protein sequence MRNLAKKERLLETVKGLHKDTLDVLQMDVTDPQSILDARDKVAEKRVDILVCNAGVGLMGPLEAHSLDSMKQILEVNLLGTIQTIKAFLPGMKAQRDGRILVTGSIGGLHGLPFNEVYCASKFAIEGACESLAVLLQHFNIFVSLIECGPVNTNFLVNLKKAELGDPSLQHVDAHTLGLYERYLQHCSYVFQNTAQDTEDIVKVFLDAMQSSSPAFRYFTSGAVPPLTELKVTQPDGLRYISAMSKLIFSPDEQ from the exons ATGAGGAACCTGGCCAAGAAGGAACGTCTTCTGGAGACTGTCAAAGGTCTGCACAAGGACACGCTGGACGTTCTTCAGATGGACGTCACAGACCCCCAGTCCATCCTGGATGCCAGGGACAAGGTTGCGGAGAAGAGAGTGGACATTTTAG TCTGTAATGCCGGTGTGGGTTTGATGGGTCCACTGGAGGCTCACTCTCTGGACTCCATGAAGCAGATTCTGGAAGTCAACCTTCTGGGCACCATCCAAACCATTAAAGCTTTCCTGCCTGGGATGAAGGCTCAGCGTGACGGTCGCATCCTTGTCACAGGCAGCATTGGAGGCCTCCATG GCCTTCCCTTTAATGAGGTCTACTGCGCCAGCAAGTTCGCCATCGAGGGAGCGTGTGAAAGTTTGGCCGTTCTCCTGCAACATTTCAACATCTT TGTTAGCCTGATTGAGTGTGGCCCGGTCAACACCAACTTCCTGGTCAACCTGAAGAAGGCGGAGCTTGGCGACCCGTCTCTGCAACACGTAGACGCACACACGCTGGGCCTGTATGAGCGATACCTGCAGCATTGCAGTTATGTCTTCCAGAACACAGCGCAGGACACAGAGGACATTGTAAAG GTATTTTTGGATGCCATGCAGTCGTCCAGCCCGGCCTTCAGGTACTTCACCAGCGGGGCGGTGCCCCCTCTGACCGAGCTGAAGGTCACGCAGCCGGACGGCCTCCGGTACATCAGCGCCATGAGCAAACTCATCTTCTCGCCTGACGAGCAGTGA
- the hsd17b1 gene encoding 17-beta-hydroxysteroid dehydrogenase type 1 isoform X1, whose amino-acid sequence MDKKVVLITGCSSGIGLSLAVRLASDPEQTFKVYATMRNLAKKERLLETVKGLHKDTLDVLQMDVTDPQSILDARDKVAEKRVDILVCNAGVGLMGPLEAHSLDSMKQILEVNLLGTIQTIKAFLPGMKAQRDGRILVTGSIGGLHGLPFNEVYCASKFAIEGACESLAVLLQHFNIFVSLIECGPVNTNFLVNLKKAELGDPSLQHVDAHTLGLYERYLQHCSYVFQNTAQDTEDIVKVFLDAMQSSSPAFRYFTSGAVPPLTELKVTQPDGLRYISAMSKLIFSPDEQ is encoded by the exons ATGGACAAGAAGGTGGTGTTGATCACTGGCTGCTCATCCGGTATCGGCCTCAGCCTGGCGGTCCGTTTGGCTTCGGACCCGGAACAAACATTTAAAG TGTACGCCACCATGAGGAACCTGGCCAAGAAGGAACGTCTTCTGGAGACTGTCAAAGGTCTGCACAAGGACACGCTGGACGTTCTTCAGATGGACGTCACAGACCCCCAGTCCATCCTGGATGCCAGGGACAAGGTTGCGGAGAAGAGAGTGGACATTTTAG TCTGTAATGCCGGTGTGGGTTTGATGGGTCCACTGGAGGCTCACTCTCTGGACTCCATGAAGCAGATTCTGGAAGTCAACCTTCTGGGCACCATCCAAACCATTAAAGCTTTCCTGCCTGGGATGAAGGCTCAGCGTGACGGTCGCATCCTTGTCACAGGCAGCATTGGAGGCCTCCATG GCCTTCCCTTTAATGAGGTCTACTGCGCCAGCAAGTTCGCCATCGAGGGAGCGTGTGAAAGTTTGGCCGTTCTCCTGCAACATTTCAACATCTT TGTTAGCCTGATTGAGTGTGGCCCGGTCAACACCAACTTCCTGGTCAACCTGAAGAAGGCGGAGCTTGGCGACCCGTCTCTGCAACACGTAGACGCACACACGCTGGGCCTGTATGAGCGATACCTGCAGCATTGCAGTTATGTCTTCCAGAACACAGCGCAGGACACAGAGGACATTGTAAAG GTATTTTTGGATGCCATGCAGTCGTCCAGCCCGGCCTTCAGGTACTTCACCAGCGGGGCGGTGCCCCCTCTGACCGAGCTGAAGGTCACGCAGCCGGACGGCCTCCGGTACATCAGCGCCATGAGCAAACTCATCTTCTCGCCTGACGAGCAGTGA